In the Desulfovibrio subterraneus genome, GGCACTGAATCTTGCCCTGAGCATTTATCTGGATAACGAGCGCTGGGAAGATGTGATCAAGCTCGCGCAGCGTATCGAGCTGTGGGACCTGAACCCCGCAAGCAAACAGCAGCTTGACTATGCGCTGGCCCTTGCGCACGAAAATATGGGCGAGCATGACAAGGCGGCTCCCATGTGGGCGGCCCTCTCCAAGGTGCAGGACGTGCCGCTTGATCAGGAAGCATATACCCTCTTCTTCCTCAGCCGCGAGGCCGAACGCAAGGAAGACTGGGAAACCGCTTACCGTCATGCCAAGCAGGCTCTGACGGACTTCAGGGATATTGCCAAGCGTAATCCCGAAAAGGCTGACCCCCAGAAAATAAAGGACCTGCTCGGGTCCATGATGGACATTACGGAACGTACCGGCAGGGTCAAGGAAGCACTGGACTGGGCGCGGGAATACATGCAGGACCTGAAGCCGGGCGATCCGGATTACCCCGGCATGCAGTACCGTATTGCAGGGCTTTACAAGAAGAATGCGAATCTGGACAAGTGGCGTTCTATTCTCACCGAGCTACGCGACAACAGCCCCAATTCGCTGTATGGCCGCATGGCGGCTTCCGAGTTGCGCACCTATGATCTGACGGAAGGCGCATCCAAGTTCTCTCCCACCGGCAGGCTGTAACCCATCGTACTGCCTGCCCCGTTCAGGAGGTTGCGGTTATGGTGCACCCCTCGCACACCATCAGGCGTCCCGTTGTGGCGGGGCAATTCTACACGGGTGATCCCGTGGTTCTCCGGCAGCAGATAGAGACATTTCTGGCCGCGGGCCAGCGGACAGAGAAAGAACGGGAGAGTGCCGCCCCATGTGGCGATGCCCCAACCTTGCTCGCCATGGTTCCCCACGCGGGCTATGTCTATTCCGGTGCCGTGGCCGGCCAGACCCTCGGCGCGGCACGGCTGGCCGAAACGGTCATTCTGCTTGGTCCCAACCATACCGGCAGGGGTGAGGCTGTTGCCGTGTGGCCGGGCGGAGAATGGCTCAGTCCCCTCGGCAGTGTACCAGTGGATAGCGATTTCGCTGCCTGTCTCGTCAAATCCGATCCTGTGTTCTCTCTGGATACCGCCGCGCATCTGTATGAGCATTCCCTAGAGGTTATTCTGCCGTTTCTTCAGGTGGCAAGGCCCGATGTGAAAATCGTACCCATTGCCATCGCTTCACCCTCTCCCGAGGTGCTTGCCCGTTGCGGCGCTGCGCTAGCGCGTTGCATACAGGCGCACGGAGCACCCGTGACCATGGTTGTCAGCACGGACATGAGCCACTACGTTTCGCACGAAGAGGCCAGACGCAATGACCTGCTCGCCCTTGCCATGATTGAATCCCTTGATCCCGAAGGGCTGTACAGCACAGTCCGTGAACATGGGATAACCATGTGCGGTGTATTGCCCATGACAGCGGGGCTGGTTGCCTGCAGGCTGCTCGGGGCAGACCGCGCATCTATCACCCGCTATGCCACATCTGGCGAGGTGAGCGGGGACATGGACAAGGTTGTCGGTTATGCCGGAGCGCTGGTGCATGCCCCGCATGCCGCATGCGCAGGGGCGTGAAAGACCGATGGACATGACGGAGCCAGAGGAATCTGTCGCTGCCGGACTTGAATACGGAGCAGCCTGAGGGTATTGAAGCACACCATGTCCAGAAAACTGTGTATCATCCACGCAAACTGTCAGGGAGATCCGCTCCGCAAGCTGCTCATGCTGCATCCGCAGTTCGGGCAGGAGTTCGAGATCGTCAAGTACACCAACTATCTGTGTGAAGATATTCCGGATGTCCAGTTGCAGCAGTGCTCCCTGTTTCTCTATCAGCCGCTGGGTGAAAAATGGGATGATCATGCCTCCGCCGCCCTTCTGGCGCGGGTGAACCCTGCAGCGGTCACCGCCGCCATTCCCAATATGCTGTTCAAGGGCTACTGGCCGTTCTGGACCAACAAAAGCCCCATCGAATTCGGCGATATCTTTCTGGACAGGCTTGTAGACATGGGGCTTGAGAAGAAAGAGATTCTCTATATATGCATGCATACGGACATTGCCGCAAAGCATGATCTGGCAGGGTTGTTCGAAGATTCCGCCCGCCGCGAGCGCGAGAAGGAGCAGGGCTGCGTGGTGCACACGGTGGATCTGATTCTGGATCTGTTCAGGTCGGAGAAGCTGTTCAATACCATCAATCATCCCAACAGGCGGCTTGTCCTGCAAGTGACGGAAGGCGTATTGGCCCATCTGGGCTTTGCTCCGCTGCCGGACGTGCTGACCGGCGCTTTTCAGGACCCGTATCCGGAATTCGAGCTGCCCCTGCATCCTCAGGTTGCGGCATTCCACCAACTGCCGTTCGGTAGTGCATCCACCTTGTACAACGTCTTCGGCAAGCCGCGAACCTACGAGGAATATGCGGGGTTGTATGTGGATTGCAGAGCGCTCGGCATACGCGATCTTTCCAGCTATCTGCACCTTGTGTGATGCCGCTTTGTGCGTGACCGGCACTAAGTCTGACTGAACTTGTCAGGATTCTTCCGATGAGGCATGCTCCATACATACTGACGGAGGTTACTCATGAACGGAACCATCGTGGCTGTGTGCACCAGCACGCGGACGGGTGAGAAGAAAGTGCCTGTGCAGAGCGTTACGCTTGAAAAGGACTTCGGCATCGTAGGCGATGTGCATGGCGGCACCGGCAGACAGGTCAGCCTGCTGGCGGTAGAAAGTGTGGACCCCATGCGCGAGAAAATGCCTTCGCTGTCTGACGGTGATTTTGCGGAAAACCTGCTTGTGCGGGGCATTCCTCTTGCCAGACTTCTGGTGGGGACCAAGCTGCGCGCAGGAGACGGCGTGGAGATGGAAATCACCCAGATCGGCAAGAAGTGTCATTCCAAGTGTAATATCCACAAGACCGTGGGGTACTGCATTATGCCTACAGAGGGCGTATTCGTGCGCATCCTGTCCGGCGGCACGCTCAAGCCGGGCGACTCCATCGCCGTGGTGTAGCTCTGTCTTGCGCCGCGCTGCGCGATTGCACCATCGCGGAAATGGAGAGCATCTGTCTGTTTCGCACCTGATGAAATACAAAAGAGAGCCGGTCGCTGGACCGGCTCTCTTGTTTTGGTGCGGGAAAAAATTACTGCAGAATGGATTCTATGGGGAACAGGTCCTTCAGCACGGTCTTGTTGTCCGTATTGATGGCTATGCGCAGGGCATACAGGTCCTTGAGCGTTGTCGTTTCCGGCAGGGAGAAGCTGGTAACCACCTTCTTGAAGCGGGAAATGGTGAACTTCAGATCCTTGCTGTCCGCATTGATGGAGAATACCTGTCCGTCGCGCCCGACAATGGAAAGCGTGGTAATGCCATCAATGGTCTTTGCGGTGTCGAGATTGTTGATATCAAAGGAAAGGCGGATGGTTCCGTCTTCGGCGGGCTTGAGCATGACGTTTTCAACGCTTACGAGCTGCACGTCTTCCGTTGCCAGCAGGGAAGAAAGATCAACGGTCGGCTTTTCCTTGGAAGAATCTTCAATGCTCATGGTGCCGAAGAGAGACTGCAGTTCTTCAGGGTCGTTGGACTGCAGTATCTGTTCAATATTCTCCAGCCGCTCAAGCTGCACCTGTGTGGCACGCAATTCGCGCTGCAGGTCTGCACGTTCATTCCGCAGAGCGGCGTTCTGGTCCCAGTAGGTATATCCAGCGTACACTCCCAGCGATGTGGAAATCACCAGCACAAGTTGCATCCAGATCAGGAGTTTGAGCCACATGGGGCTTATTCTGAACCGGTGCACCTTGGTGTCATCGCGCATGAATAATACGCTGTACTTTTCATTCATCTAGAGCGGTCTCCAGTCTTCGCTTTCTATTCTCCAGGATATGCCATAGGGGCGCAGCACAATGGTTTTAATGCCCTTGTCGCCGAATCCGTCGGAACTGCTGTAGTTTTGGACCATTTCAACGGTCAGGCCGTTGCTGTCAATCGAGTAGCGCATGTCGGTCAGGCGCACTTTTTTAGGCTTGGCAGTCGCCCATACACCCTTCTTATGGTCGCGGATGGCGTCTATACCCTTGCGTGTACCTTGTGATGCAGTTTCAGTATAGCTTTCTGCGTACTTTTTAAGGTTAGCAGATTCCCACGCGGTCCGCCACCCTTCGATAAAACTGTCCACGCTAGGCTTCTGGGCTTTAAGAAAGTCCTGTTCAAGGTCAAGATCGGCCCTTTCCCATTCCATGCCGGCAATGAGCAGGTTACCTTCCGTGTCCTTGTGCCAGTAAAGGCGGCGGTAGCCCTGCACGGTAAGGTTGGGGGCGCGGTAATATTGCTTGAACCACGATACCCAGTAGTCCGGCCCCTGCAGCACGTAAATATCGTCGATCCAGTTCAGAATCCAGGGCAGGTTGTTGAACAGCCGGGTCTTGGTCGCCACGAACTCGGCAAAATCGCCGGAGCGGGACTTGGTGTATGCATCGCCGTCGTAATATTCGAACATGACAGGGTCGCGGTTGCCCCATGCGGTTGCCCATTCGCGGGTCATGTTGACGATGGCGGAGGCGATTTTCTTCTCTTCCGTGGTCTGCGGGGCCTTGTCCACAATGGATTGGGCCAGAACAACAGGGGTGCCGGGCTTGAGCTTGGGTCCAAGCTGCAGCAGGTCGGAGTTGTTCATGGCCACACACCCCTGCGTTTCTCGCGGGATAATGTTGTGGCCTCGGCCGTGTACCCAGATCCCGTGGCCCGATTTCCTGCGGAGCAGGTCCATGGGATTGGGATAGTTCAGGGTGTAGGCCATGCCGCCATACAGGCCGAAATCAAGGCCGCTGGGAATATGGCGCTGCACAAAGTACACGCCTTCCGGCGTTTTCTTGTCGCCCTCATCCTTCTTGTCGCCCACCACCTGACCGGTGGTACAGACGTACTGGGCTGCAACGGCCAGCGGACTCCTGTGCTCCATCAGAAAGAGCTGCTGCGCTCCCTTGTCCACAGCGACAAGCGAGGGAGGAATTCCCGGATGCTCTTCAAAGCGGGCTTGCCAGCCTGCTGCAGAGTCTGCACAGGGGCCCGCCACGGGAAGGGCGAGCATGACGATGGACAGAAACAGAACCGAGAGTAATGCGGAGCGCATAGAGTCCTTGCGATAGAAGCGCGCCCGCATGTCGCGGGCGCGCCGAATGCTTGCTAAGCGTTCGCCAGTTCCACCAGTTCTTTGCGGGTGAAAATGGACACCAGATCGTACCCCTTTGCCTGCAGGGCTTCACGTCCGCCTTCCTGCCTGTCGAGCACGCAGCATACCCCCGCGACCTTGAGGCCTGCGGCTTCTATGCGTTCGATGGCGGTAATGACGGAACCCCCCGTGGTAACAACGTCTTCAAGCATATACACAGTCTGGCCTTCGGTGAAGTTGGCAAGACCTTCAACATACTGTCCGGTGCCGTGGCCCTTGGCCTGCTTGCGCACGATAAGGGCGGGCAGCGGCTTGCCCTTTTCGTGGGAGATGACAGCCACGGAGCTGACAAGCGGGTCAGCGCCGAGGGTCATGCCGCCCACGCCGTGAATATCTTTGTCCTTGAGCAGGTCAAAGAACAGCTGACCGATGAGCCAGCAGCCTTCAGGGTGCAATGCAGTCTGTCGACAATCGAAGTAGTAGTCGCTCTTCTTGCCGGAGGCGAGCGTAAAATCGCCTTCGCGGTAGGATTTTTCAGCGAGAATGCGCGCAAGGCGCTTTTTGAGTTCAAGCATTGTAAAAGCTCCGGTTAACCGAATACCCGGTTGAAAATGAGATCTTCGTGGCGCAGATAATAGCTGGGGTCGAATATTTCTTCAAGCTTCTCTGCCGTAAGTCGTGAAGTTATTTCAGTATCCGCGCAGACAATATCCTTGAAGAGCTGCTTGGTGTCCCAGCTCTGCATGGCGCAGCGTTGCACCATGACGTAGGCATCCTGCCGTCCCATGCCCGATTCGACAAGTCCGAGCAGAACGCGCTGCGAGAAGAACAGGCCCATGGACCCCATAAGGTTGCGGTCCATGTTTTCGGGAATGACGCGCAGATTGTCGATAAGTCCTGCCAGACGATGCAGGATGTAGTCCATGAGAATGGTGGAGTCCGGCATGATCACGCGTTCCACGGAAGAGTGG is a window encoding:
- the amrB gene encoding AmmeMemoRadiSam system protein B codes for the protein MVHPSHTIRRPVVAGQFYTGDPVVLRQQIETFLAAGQRTEKERESAAPCGDAPTLLAMVPHAGYVYSGAVAGQTLGAARLAETVILLGPNHTGRGEAVAVWPGGEWLSPLGSVPVDSDFAACLVKSDPVFSLDTAAHLYEHSLEVILPFLQVARPDVKIVPIAIASPSPEVLARCGAALARCIQAHGAPVTMVVSTDMSHYVSHEEARRNDLLALAMIESLDPEGLYSTVREHGITMCGVLPMTAGLVACRLLGADRASITRYATSGEVSGDMDKVVGYAGALVHAPHAACAGA
- a CDS encoding WcbI family polysaccharide biosynthesis putative acetyltransferase, producing the protein MSRKLCIIHANCQGDPLRKLLMLHPQFGQEFEIVKYTNYLCEDIPDVQLQQCSLFLYQPLGEKWDDHASAALLARVNPAAVTAAIPNMLFKGYWPFWTNKSPIEFGDIFLDRLVDMGLEKKEILYICMHTDIAAKHDLAGLFEDSARREREKEQGCVVHTVDLILDLFRSEKLFNTINHPNRRLVLQVTEGVLAHLGFAPLPDVLTGAFQDPYPEFELPLHPQVAAFHQLPFGSASTLYNVFGKPRTYEEYAGLYVDCRALGIRDLSSYLHLV
- a CDS encoding MOSC domain-containing protein, with the protein product MNGTIVAVCTSTRTGEKKVPVQSVTLEKDFGIVGDVHGGTGRQVSLLAVESVDPMREKMPSLSDGDFAENLLVRGIPLARLLVGTKLRAGDGVEMEITQIGKKCHSKCNIHKTVGYCIMPTEGVFVRILSGGTLKPGDSIAVV
- a CDS encoding L,D-transpeptidase family protein — encoded protein: MRSALLSVLFLSIVMLALPVAGPCADSAAGWQARFEEHPGIPPSLVAVDKGAQQLFLMEHRSPLAVAAQYVCTTGQVVGDKKDEGDKKTPEGVYFVQRHIPSGLDFGLYGGMAYTLNYPNPMDLLRRKSGHGIWVHGRGHNIIPRETQGCVAMNNSDLLQLGPKLKPGTPVVLAQSIVDKAPQTTEEKKIASAIVNMTREWATAWGNRDPVMFEYYDGDAYTKSRSGDFAEFVATKTRLFNNLPWILNWIDDIYVLQGPDYWVSWFKQYYRAPNLTVQGYRRLYWHKDTEGNLLIAGMEWERADLDLEQDFLKAQKPSVDSFIEGWRTAWESANLKKYAESYTETASQGTRKGIDAIRDHKKGVWATAKPKKVRLTDMRYSIDSNGLTVEMVQNYSSSDGFGDKGIKTIVLRPYGISWRIESEDWRPL
- the pyrE gene encoding orotate phosphoribosyltransferase is translated as MLELKKRLARILAEKSYREGDFTLASGKKSDYYFDCRQTALHPEGCWLIGQLFFDLLKDKDIHGVGGMTLGADPLVSSVAVISHEKGKPLPALIVRKQAKGHGTGQYVEGLANFTEGQTVYMLEDVVTTGGSVITAIERIEAAGLKVAGVCCVLDRQEGGREALQAKGYDLVSIFTRKELVELANA